A genomic region of Pseudoxanthomonas suwonensis contains the following coding sequences:
- the murD gene encoding UDP-N-acetylmuramoyl-L-alanine--D-glutamate ligase, with product MRISQLEGSRVALWGWGREGRAAWRAIRARLPALPLTLFCSEAEVAEAASLGDALLTTSTRADAEALSAFDVVVKSPGISPYRAEAQAAAARGTRFVGGTALWFAAHADARTVCVTGTKGKSTTTSLLAHLLRAGGHRTALAGNIGLPLLDVPDAAPDGRLPEFWAIELSSYQTGDVAASGVRPEVAVVLNLFPEHLDWHGSEARYVADKLALVTAARPRTAVLNAADPRLAGLQLPDSRVLWFNREDGWHLRGDALYRGDAFVFDTAAVPLPGRHNRGNLCAVLAAIEALDVDAAPLAGAALDFRPLPHRLQWLGERDGIGYVNDSISTTPHASLAALDCHRDRRVAILLGGHDRGLDWSAFAARMHEVAPAAVVTMGGNGRRIHELLAPLAAGGGFALEAAADLPDAVARARRLLGGEGVVLLSPGAPSFGAYRDYTERGRHFAALAGFDPDAISTIPGLGIQ from the coding sequence GTGCGCATTTCGCAGCTTGAGGGCAGCCGCGTTGCCCTGTGGGGCTGGGGGCGCGAAGGTCGTGCCGCCTGGCGCGCGATCCGTGCGCGGCTGCCGGCGCTGCCGCTGACCCTGTTCTGCAGCGAGGCCGAGGTGGCGGAGGCGGCCTCGCTCGGCGACGCACTGCTGACGACCTCCACCCGGGCCGACGCCGAAGCGTTGTCGGCGTTCGACGTGGTGGTGAAGTCGCCGGGGATCAGCCCGTACCGGGCCGAGGCGCAGGCCGCGGCCGCACGCGGCACCCGCTTCGTCGGCGGTACCGCGCTGTGGTTCGCCGCGCACGCGGATGCGCGCACGGTCTGCGTGACCGGGACCAAGGGCAAGAGCACGACCACCTCGTTGCTGGCGCACCTGCTGCGCGCCGGCGGCCACCGCACCGCGCTGGCCGGCAACATCGGCCTGCCATTGCTGGACGTGCCCGATGCCGCGCCCGATGGACGGTTGCCGGAGTTCTGGGCGATCGAACTGTCCAGCTACCAGACCGGCGACGTCGCCGCCAGCGGCGTGCGCCCGGAAGTGGCGGTGGTGCTCAACCTGTTTCCCGAACACCTGGACTGGCACGGCAGCGAGGCGCGCTACGTCGCCGACAAGCTGGCGCTGGTCACCGCCGCGCGTCCGCGCACGGCGGTGCTCAACGCCGCCGATCCGCGCCTGGCCGGGCTGCAGTTGCCCGACAGCCGCGTGCTCTGGTTCAACCGGGAAGACGGCTGGCACCTGCGCGGCGACGCGCTGTACCGCGGTGACGCCTTCGTGTTCGACACCGCGGCGGTGCCGCTGCCGGGCCGGCACAACCGCGGCAACCTGTGCGCGGTGCTGGCCGCGATCGAGGCGCTGGACGTGGACGCCGCGCCGCTGGCCGGTGCGGCGCTGGATTTCCGCCCGCTGCCGCACCGGTTGCAGTGGCTGGGCGAGCGCGACGGGATCGGGTACGTCAACGATTCGATCAGCACCACCCCGCACGCCAGCCTGGCGGCGCTGGATTGCCACCGCGACCGGCGCGTGGCGATCCTGCTGGGCGGCCACGACCGCGGCCTGGACTGGTCGGCGTTCGCCGCGCGCATGCACGAGGTCGCGCCGGCGGCGGTGGTGACGATGGGCGGCAATGGCCGGCGCATCCATGAATTGCTTGCGCCGCTGGCGGCTGGCGGCGGTTTCGCGCTGGAGGCTGCAGCCGACCTGCCCGACGCGGTGGCGCGCGCGCGGCGCCTGCTCGGCGGCGAGGGCGTCGTGCTGCTTTCCCCGGGCGCCCCCAGCTTCGGCGCCTACCGCGACTACACCGAGCGCGGGCGCCACTTCGCCGCGCTGGCCGGCTTCGACCCGGATGCGATCAGCACTATCCCGGGGCTGGGGATCCAGTAG
- a CDS encoding type VI secretion system tube protein Hcp, with product MRVFPGRTMLIAGLVAFALPVAAQAAAYLKLGDIKGEAVQGSRAAAAPGRAHQDHKGEIEIHSFSWGASNPSASSGARAPAPRDAASGLPTGKRQHKPMIFVGPADTSAGSVTVEASLPDCRVGTVYSTVEMGDRGTGESLKLHDATVSACAADKVSFTYSKIE from the coding sequence ATGCGCGTTTTCCCGGGACGCACCATGCTCATCGCAGGGCTCGTCGCCTTCGCGCTTCCGGTCGCCGCGCAGGCCGCCGCCTACCTGAAGCTCGGCGATATCAAGGGGGAAGCCGTACAGGGCTCGCGCGCCGCCGCTGCGCCGGGCCGTGCCCACCAGGACCACAAGGGCGAGATCGAGATCCATTCCTTCAGCTGGGGTGCGTCCAATCCGAGCGCAAGCTCGGGCGCGCGCGCGCCCGCGCCGCGCGATGCCGCTTCCGGCCTTCCCACCGGCAAGCGCCAGCACAAGCCGATGATTTTCGTCGGGCCGGCCGACACGAGTGCCGGATCGGTGACGGTGGAGGCGAGCCTGCCCGATTGCCGGGTCGGGACCGTGTACAGCACGGTGGAAATGGGCGACCGCGGCACGGGCGAGTCGCTGAAGCTGCACGATGCGACGGTGAGCGCTTGCGCCGCCGACAAGGTGAGCTTCACCTACAGCAAGATCGAGTGA
- a CDS encoding polyprenyl synthetase family protein — translation MADHPSPLPHATLPRIQALAAGDMAAVDALIRTRLASDVVLINQVAEHIVSAGGKRLRPMLVVLAGQATAETGRTGADHHQLAAIIEFIHTSTLLHDDVVDESDLRRGRSTANAIWGNAASVLVGDFLYSRSFQLMVELDRMEVMRVLADTTNRIAEGEVLQLLHVRNPDTDEAAYLRVIERKTAVLFAAGTQLGALASGADAAVQQVLYDYGMALGYAFQIADDVLDYTADAADLGKNLGDDLAEGKATLPLIHAIAHSDEAVRQRLRRIVQAGDSAAMPEVLAAIHATGGLEYSRRRAMDYAAAAEAALAGMPGSEAMDALRGLARYAVERSH, via the coding sequence ATGGCAGACCACCCCAGCCCCCTCCCCCACGCCACCCTGCCCCGGATCCAGGCCCTGGCCGCCGGCGACATGGCCGCGGTCGACGCGCTGATCCGCACCCGGCTGGCGTCGGACGTGGTCCTGATCAACCAGGTCGCCGAGCACATCGTCTCGGCCGGCGGCAAGCGCCTGCGGCCGATGCTGGTGGTGCTGGCTGGCCAGGCTACAGCGGAGACCGGCCGCACCGGTGCCGACCACCATCAGCTGGCGGCGATCATCGAGTTCATCCACACCTCCACCCTGCTCCACGACGACGTGGTCGACGAGTCCGACCTGCGCCGCGGCCGCAGCACCGCCAACGCGATCTGGGGCAACGCCGCCAGCGTGCTGGTCGGCGACTTCCTCTACTCGCGCAGCTTCCAGCTGATGGTGGAACTGGACCGGATGGAGGTGATGCGGGTGCTGGCCGACACCACCAACCGGATCGCCGAGGGCGAGGTGCTGCAGCTGCTGCACGTGCGCAACCCGGACACCGACGAGGCCGCCTACCTGCGGGTGATCGAGCGCAAGACCGCGGTGCTGTTCGCCGCTGGCACGCAGCTGGGCGCGCTCGCTTCGGGCGCCGACGCGGCCGTGCAGCAGGTCCTGTACGACTACGGCATGGCCCTGGGCTACGCCTTCCAGATCGCCGACGACGTGCTCGACTACACCGCGGATGCTGCCGACCTGGGCAAGAACCTGGGCGACGATCTGGCCGAGGGCAAGGCCACCCTGCCGCTGATCCACGCCATCGCACACTCGGACGAGGCCGTCCGCCAGCGCCTGCGCAGGATCGTGCAGGCGGGCGACAGCGCCGCCATGCCCGAGGTGCTGGCCGCGATCCACGCCACCGGCGGGCTGGAGTACAGCCGCCGCCGGGCGATGGACTATGCCGCCGCGGCCGAGGCCGCGCTGGCCGGCATGCCCGGGTCCGAGGCCATGGACGCGTTGCGTGGGCTGGCACGGTACGCGGTGGAGCGCAGCCATTGA
- the ssb gene encoding single-stranded DNA-binding protein, producing MARGINKVILVGNLGDDPETKYTQSGMAVTIVRLATTSVRKDRDGNTQERTEWHRVKFFGKLGEIAGEYLRKGSQCYVEGSIRYDKFTGQDGQDRYITEIVADEMQMLGGRPGGGEGGGYADRGERPQRSAPPRRESAQRAAPAAAAAPQAGGFNDDFADDDIPF from the coding sequence ATGGCGCGTGGCATCAACAAGGTGATCCTGGTCGGCAACCTCGGCGACGATCCCGAAACCAAGTACACCCAGTCCGGCATGGCCGTGACCATCGTTCGCCTGGCCACCACCAGCGTGCGCAAGGACCGCGACGGCAACACCCAGGAACGCACCGAATGGCACCGGGTGAAATTCTTCGGCAAGCTCGGCGAGATCGCCGGCGAGTACCTGCGCAAGGGCTCGCAGTGCTACGTCGAGGGCAGCATCCGCTACGACAAGTTCACCGGCCAGGACGGGCAGGATCGCTACATCACCGAGATCGTCGCCGACGAGATGCAGATGCTCGGCGGCCGCCCGGGTGGCGGCGAGGGTGGCGGTTACGCCGACCGCGGCGAGCGCCCGCAGCGCAGCGCGCCGCCGCGCCGCGAATCCGCCCAGCGCGCCGCGCCGGCCGCCGCGGCCGCGCCGCAGGCCGGCGGCTTCAACGACGACTTCGCCGACGACGATATTCCGTTCTGA
- the rfbB gene encoding dTDP-glucose 4,6-dehydratase, protein MATWLVTGGAGFIGGNFVLDAVARGVRVVNLDALTYAGNLDTLSSLEGNPDHLFVHGDIGDRALVVRLLAEYRPDAVLNFAAESHVDRSIDHPAAFIRTNVVGTLGLLEAVRDYWRGLEGPAKDAFRFLHVSTDEVYGTLGETGRFTETTPYAPNSPYSASKAASDHLVRAFHHTYGLPVLTTNCSNNYGPYHFPEKLIPLVIAKALAGEPLPVYGDGKQVRDWLFVADHCEAIRTVLAKGRVGETYNVGGNSEKQNIEVVEAICALLDERRPREDGRPRSSQIIHVADRPGHDRRYAIDASKLKDELGWEPKHTFEQGIACTVDWYLEHQDWVKRALDGSYRLERFGVAV, encoded by the coding sequence GTGGCAACTTGGCTAGTGACCGGCGGCGCCGGTTTCATCGGCGGAAACTTCGTGCTGGATGCGGTTGCGCGCGGCGTGCGCGTGGTCAACCTCGATGCACTGACCTATGCCGGCAACCTGGACACGCTGTCGTCGCTGGAAGGCAACCCTGACCACCTGTTCGTGCACGGGGACATTGGCGACCGCGCGCTGGTCGTGCGGCTGCTGGCCGAATACCGTCCCGATGCGGTACTGAACTTCGCCGCCGAAAGCCACGTGGACCGCTCGATCGACCATCCGGCCGCCTTCATCCGGACCAACGTGGTCGGCACCCTGGGCCTGCTGGAGGCGGTGCGTGACTACTGGAGGGGTCTGGAGGGTCCGGCGAAGGACGCGTTCCGCTTCCTGCACGTGTCCACCGACGAGGTCTACGGCACCCTGGGCGAGACCGGCAGGTTCACCGAGACCACGCCCTACGCTCCCAATTCCCCATACTCGGCGTCGAAGGCCGCCTCCGACCACCTGGTCCGCGCCTTCCACCACACCTACGGGCTGCCGGTGCTGACCACCAACTGCTCCAACAACTACGGTCCGTACCACTTCCCGGAGAAGCTCATCCCGCTGGTGATCGCCAAGGCCCTGGCCGGCGAACCGCTGCCGGTCTATGGCGACGGCAAGCAGGTGCGCGACTGGCTGTTCGTGGCCGACCACTGTGAGGCGATCCGCACCGTGCTGGCCAAGGGCCGGGTGGGCGAGACCTACAACGTTGGCGGCAACTCCGAGAAGCAGAACATCGAGGTCGTGGAGGCGATCTGCGCGCTGCTGGATGAGCGCCGCCCGCGCGAGGACGGCCGGCCGCGCAGCAGCCAGATCATCCATGTCGCCGACCGGCCAGGCCACGACCGCCGCTATGCGATCGATGCCTCCAAGCTGAAGGACGAGTTGGGCTGGGAGCCGAAACACACCTTCGAGCAGGGCATCGCGTGCACGGTCGACTGGTACCTGGAGCACCAGGACTGGGTGAAGCGCGCGCTGGATGGCAGCTACCGGCTCGAACGCTTCGGGGTGGCGGTATGA
- the rfbA gene encoding glucose-1-phosphate thymidylyltransferase RfbA, with protein sequence MTQRKGIILAGGSGTRLYPITRAVSKQLLPVYDKPMIYYPLSVLMLAGIREVLVINTPQEQALFQALLGDGSQWGMRIEYAAQPSPDGLAQAYLIGRDFVAGQPSCLVLGDNIFHGHGLTALLKHADARNEGATVFGYWVHDPGRYGVAEFDGAGRVVGIEEKPAQPRSNYAVTGLYFYDGRASDYAAELKPSPRGELEITDLNKRYLEDGQLYMEQLGRGYAWLDTGTHQSLLEASTFIETIEARQGLRVCCPEEVAFGNGWIDVAQLERLAAPLAKNGYGQYLLDLARRGEVVR encoded by the coding sequence ATGACGCAACGCAAGGGCATCATCCTGGCCGGCGGTTCCGGCACCCGGCTCTATCCGATCACCCGTGCGGTCAGCAAGCAGCTGTTGCCCGTCTACGACAAGCCGATGATCTACTACCCGCTCAGCGTGCTGATGCTGGCGGGCATCCGCGAAGTCCTGGTCATCAACACCCCGCAGGAGCAGGCGCTGTTCCAGGCGTTGCTCGGCGACGGTTCGCAGTGGGGCATGCGCATCGAATACGCGGCCCAGCCCAGTCCGGATGGCCTGGCCCAGGCCTACCTGATCGGCCGCGACTTCGTCGCCGGCCAGCCCAGCTGCCTGGTGCTGGGCGACAACATCTTCCACGGCCATGGCCTCACAGCGCTGCTCAAGCACGCCGATGCGCGGAACGAGGGTGCGACCGTGTTCGGTTACTGGGTGCATGATCCCGGCCGCTACGGCGTGGCCGAGTTCGACGGCGCGGGCCGGGTGGTCGGCATCGAAGAGAAGCCGGCGCAGCCGCGTTCCAACTATGCGGTGACGGGGCTCTACTTCTACGACGGCAGGGCCAGCGACTACGCCGCCGAACTGAAGCCGTCGCCGCGCGGCGAGCTGGAAATCACCGACCTCAACAAGCGCTACCTCGAAGACGGGCAGCTGTATATGGAACAGCTGGGCCGCGGCTACGCCTGGCTCGATACCGGCACCCACCAGTCGCTGCTGGAAGCCTCGACTTTCATCGAAACGATCGAGGCGCGACAGGGACTGCGCGTGTGCTGCCCGGAGGAGGTGGCGTTCGGCAACGGCTGGATCGACGTGGCGCAGCTGGAGCGGCTGGCCGCGCCGCTGGCCAAGAACGGCTATGGCCAGTACCTGCTCGACCTGGCGCGGCGCGGCGAGGTGGTGCGGTGA
- the rfbC gene encoding dTDP-4-dehydrorhamnose 3,5-epimerase: MKLIETGLPGCVVIEPAVFGDERGVFFETWNAARFGQHGLPTKFVQSNVSTSVKGVLRGLHYQWPRPQGKLVSVLEGEVYDVAVDIRRGSPTFGRWEAVILSAENRRQFWIPEGFAHGFAVLSERAVFSYLCTDVYVKEADAGVRWNDGDIGVDWPVSDPQLSPKDSAAPLLADIAEDRLPVYVA, translated from the coding sequence GTGAAGCTGATCGAGACCGGCCTGCCGGGTTGCGTGGTGATCGAGCCGGCCGTATTCGGTGATGAGCGCGGCGTGTTCTTCGAAACCTGGAACGCCGCGCGCTTCGGCCAGCATGGACTGCCGACGAAGTTCGTCCAGAGCAACGTGTCGACCTCGGTCAAGGGCGTGCTGCGCGGGCTGCACTACCAGTGGCCGCGCCCGCAGGGCAAGCTGGTCAGCGTGCTGGAAGGCGAGGTCTACGACGTGGCGGTGGACATCCGCCGCGGCTCGCCGACCTTCGGCCGCTGGGAGGCGGTGATCCTCAGCGCGGAGAACCGGCGCCAGTTCTGGATACCGGAGGGGTTCGCCCACGGTTTCGCCGTGCTTTCCGAGCGCGCGGTGTTCAGCTACCTGTGCACCGACGTGTACGTGAAGGAAGCCGATGCCGGCGTGCGCTGGAACGATGGTGACATCGGCGTCGACTGGCCGGTGTCCGACCCGCAGCTGTCGCCCAAGGACAGCGCTGCGCCGCTGCTGGCCGACATCGCCGAGGATCGCCTGCCGGTCTACGTCGCATGA
- the rfbD gene encoding dTDP-4-dehydrorhamnose reductase: MTRLLVVGANGQIGRELRRSLQPLGEVVAATRDGRLDDGRACAVADLSGPQSLVALVRDVAPSAVVNAAAYTAVDKAESDVEAAFRINAEAPAALAGACAAAGIPFVHYSTDYVFDGQGTRPYREDDPTAPLGVYGASKLAGEEAVRAAGGRHLIFRTAWVYAAHGHNFLRTMLRLGAEREELRVVADQTGTPTPAALIADVTTAALSQALGPEARTSGTWHLVATGDTSWHGFAEAIFAEAVAAGLLPRAPRVLPIATADYPTPARRPAYSQLDTTRLRNDFGIDPPHWRDGLHSVIAGMDRGI, translated from the coding sequence ATGACGCGGCTGCTCGTCGTCGGCGCCAACGGCCAGATCGGCCGCGAACTGCGCCGCAGCCTGCAGCCGCTCGGCGAAGTGGTCGCCGCCACCCGCGACGGACGGCTCGACGATGGCCGCGCCTGTGCCGTTGCCGACCTGTCCGGGCCGCAGTCGCTCGTGGCGCTGGTCCGCGACGTGGCGCCGTCGGCCGTGGTCAACGCCGCCGCCTACACCGCAGTGGACAAGGCCGAAAGCGACGTCGAGGCGGCTTTCCGGATCAACGCCGAAGCGCCTGCCGCCCTGGCCGGAGCCTGCGCCGCGGCGGGGATTCCTTTCGTCCACTACTCCACCGACTACGTCTTCGACGGCCAGGGAACCCGTCCCTACCGCGAGGACGATCCGACCGCGCCGCTGGGCGTGTACGGCGCCAGCAAGCTGGCCGGCGAGGAGGCGGTTCGCGCGGCCGGTGGGCGTCACCTGATCTTCCGCACCGCCTGGGTCTATGCCGCGCACGGGCACAACTTCCTGCGGACCATGCTGCGGCTCGGTGCCGAACGCGAGGAACTGCGCGTGGTGGCCGACCAGACCGGCACGCCGACGCCGGCGGCGCTGATCGCCGACGTCACCACCGCTGCGCTGTCGCAGGCACTGGGGCCGGAAGCGCGGACCAGCGGCACCTGGCACCTGGTCGCCACCGGCGATACCAGCTGGCACGGCTTCGCCGAGGCGATCTTCGCCGAAGCGGTGGCCGCCGGCCTGCTGCCGCGCGCACCGCGGGTGCTGCCCATCGCCACGGCCGATTACCCCACGCCCGCGCGGCGACCGGCCTATTCGCAGCTGGATACCACGCGCCTCCGGAACGACTTCGGCATCGATCCGCCGCACTGGCGCGACGGGCTGCACAGTGTGATCGCCGGCATGGATCGCGGGATCTGA